The Brevibacterium atlanticum genome segment CCGAAAGGAACCAGCTGCTCCATGTTTGCTGATCTCGAACTGCTTGTCCGCCCCCGTTCCGTCGGAGTCGTCGGTGCCTCGGAGGACCGGGGGAAAGGGCCGGGACGCATCATTCCCCTGCTCGAGGCCTCGGGCTTCACCGGGAGCATCCACCCGGTCAACCCGAAGTACACTCGCGTGAACGATCGACCATGTTTTCCCACTGTCGGGGACCTGCCCGAGACCGTCGACCTCGTCGTCATCATGGTCCCGGCGGAGGCCGTGGTCGCGGCGGTGGCCGACAGCGCCGCGCACGGGGTGAAGTTCGCGATCATCATGTCCTCCGGGTTCTCCGAATTCGGCGAAGCCGGCACCCGGATGCAGGACGAGATCACCAGGATCGCTCGAACGTCTGGGATGCGCATCTACGGCCCGAACTGCCCAGGCCTGCTCAACTTCATCGATGGCCTGCCGATCTCCTTCTCCCCGCGCCTCAACCAGGAGGCCTGGAATCCGGGCCGCGTCGCCGTCATCACCCAAGGCGGGGCGATGGGGAGAGCGGTCATCGACTCGATGGAGACGCACGGAACCCCGAAGCTCAACTATTGGTTCTCGCCCGGCAACGAGGCCGACCTGCAGGCCGCGGACTTCCTCGGCTGGCTCGCCGACGACGAACACACGGACATCATCGTCCTCATCATGGAGAGCTTCCGTGACGGCCGCCGCTTCATGGAGGCCGCCCGCCGGGCCCGCGCCGCCGGCAAGGTCGTCGCCCTGCTCAAGATCGGACGCTCCGATGAGGGTCGGCGCGCGGCGGCCACCCACACGGCCGCCGTGGCCGGATCCGACCGTGCCGTCGACGCCGCCCTGGGGCAGTGCGGCGTCATCCGCGTCGACGACCTCGACGAACTCATCGATGTCGCTCGGATCATCGAACGATACGGGGTCACGTCGCTGGAGAACATCGGAGTGTGCAGCCTCTCCGGCGGATCCGCGGCCCTGCTGGCCGACATATGCGGGCAGCAGGGACTGAGCCTCGAACGCCCGACCGAGGAGACGGTGCAGGCCATGGCCCGGATCCTCCCGGCACTCGCCGCCGTCGGCAACCCCGTCGACCTCACCACCGGCATCTTCAGCAGCCCCGAACTCGTCGAAGAGGCGATGCGCCTGTTCCTCGACGACGAGCGCATCGACGCCGCGATCATGCCCTTCCCTTATCACCTGGGAGCGATCAACGAGGTGATGGCCGAGAAGCTCGTCATCATCGCCGCGGAGACGACCAAGCCGATCATCGCCGTCGGCATGTCCGAGGCCGTCCTCGACAGCGCCGCCGCCCGCATCCTCCGGGCGGCCGAGATCCCGTTCATCCACGCGCCGACGAAGACCGTGACCGCCGTCGAACGCTGCCGCAGGCTCGCCCGCGAACGAGCTCGCATCGCGACCGAACCGCTGCCCGCCGAGGCGGCTCCGACCGGTCCGTCCCGCATCGGCACCGCTCCCGCCGAGCCTGCCGTGCAGACCGCGGCCCCGACCGGCACCGCACTGTTCCCTCCGGCGAAGACCGGTGCCCTGAGCGAAGAGGAGAGCGAGGCCATCCTCAGCCGGGCCGGCGTGCCGTTCCCCGCCTCCCGCATCGTCGACACCCTCGACGAAGCCGAAGCCGCCGCCTCGGCGCTGGGCTATCCGGTCGTGCTCAAAGCCGCCACCGAGCTCATCGCGCACAAGTCCGATGCCGGTCTCGTGCGCACCGACATCGTCGATCCGAGCAGCCTCGCCGCCGCTTTCGCCGAGATCCGCGACAATCACCGCCGGGCCACCGGCGCCGAGCACGTCCCGATCAAGGTCGTCGAGCGCCTCGACGGCGGTGCGGAGGTGATGTGCGGCATCGTCATGGACCCGGCCTTCGGGCCGGTCGTCAGCGTCGGCCTGGGCGGCATCTTTGCAGAACTGCTCGGCGACTCCGCGCTGCGGGTGTGCCCCATCGACGAGGCCGAGGCCGCCATGATGATCGACGAAACCGCGGCCGGGGCCGTCCTCGACGGAGCTCGCGGCCGGCCGAAGCTCGCCAAGGCCGCCTTGGCCGCGCTCGTCAGCGAGCTCAGCCGCTTCGCCGTGGCCGAGGCCGACCGGCTCGCCGGCATCGACCTCAACCCCGTGCTCGTGCGCGACGATGAAGCGATCGCCCTCGACGCCCTCATCATCGCGGCCGAAGCGCCGACATCCGCACCGAACGAAACCGCAGAGCCCACCCGGCAGACCCGCCCATCGGGCACTCAGCCGTCCGGCGACGGAGCCGGACCGATCAGAGAGATGAGCCATGACTGAGGACGCAGCAACGACGACGGTGGAGCGCGGCGAGCCCCTGCTCGAGATCGAACACATCGCCAAGAGCTACAGCGGCCTCAAGGCCCTCGACGACGTCACCTTCAGCGTCAGCCGCGGCGAGATCGCCGCCCTCATCGGCCCCAACGGCGCCGGGAAGACGACGATGTTCGACATCATCACCGGCTTCACCCGCCCCGATCGCGGACGAGTCGTCTTCGCCGGCGACGACATCACCCGCACCGCCCCGCACCGGCTGGCCTCCCGCGGACTCGTCCGCAGCTTCCAGACGGCGAAGATGTTCCCC includes the following:
- a CDS encoding acetate--CoA ligase family protein, which translates into the protein MFADLELLVRPRSVGVVGASEDRGKGPGRIIPLLEASGFTGSIHPVNPKYTRVNDRPCFPTVGDLPETVDLVVIMVPAEAVVAAVADSAAHGVKFAIIMSSGFSEFGEAGTRMQDEITRIARTSGMRIYGPNCPGLLNFIDGLPISFSPRLNQEAWNPGRVAVITQGGAMGRAVIDSMETHGTPKLNYWFSPGNEADLQAADFLGWLADDEHTDIIVLIMESFRDGRRFMEAARRARAAGKVVALLKIGRSDEGRRAAATHTAAVAGSDRAVDAALGQCGVIRVDDLDELIDVARIIERYGVTSLENIGVCSLSGGSAALLADICGQQGLSLERPTEETVQAMARILPALAAVGNPVDLTTGIFSSPELVEEAMRLFLDDERIDAAIMPFPYHLGAINEVMAEKLVIIAAETTKPIIAVGMSEAVLDSAAARILRAAEIPFIHAPTKTVTAVERCRRLARERARIATEPLPAEAAPTGPSRIGTAPAEPAVQTAAPTGTALFPPAKTGALSEEESEAILSRAGVPFPASRIVDTLDEAEAAASALGYPVVLKAATELIAHKSDAGLVRTDIVDPSSLAAAFAEIRDNHRRATGAEHVPIKVVERLDGGAEVMCGIVMDPAFGPVVSVGLGGIFAELLGDSALRVCPIDEAEAAMMIDETAAGAVLDGARGRPKLAKAALAALVSELSRFAVAEADRLAGIDLNPVLVRDDEAIALDALIIAAEAPTSAPNETAEPTRQTRPSGTQPSGDGAGPIREMSHD